In a single window of the Acidobacteriota bacterium genome:
- a CDS encoding polysaccharide biosynthesis tyrosine autokinase yields MQESRDITKNLPADNLELERPFDYRPAVPGQYPSYRGESAAADFRLLDYWRAIRKRLWLVIGLAALITTLTAIYMARKPNVYASRSVVQVDLEQVNPELVTSDRARPISNPDPAYFNTQLQLLRSDGLLRRVIKENNLENNKDFLSAKEESTGSALNSILRTLGLATSADGKTSSSTQLPSLDGLATTEEIEEAIKLAPFVDFIKRNLDVEPVRETRSSVRDTRLIDITFRHTSAEVAAFVSNAIAGTFTTLNQEKRSGTSRKTNDFLQERIANLQADVQRDEEKLVDLTQNAGILKTEGEQTIVIDRLSGLNKQLLEAENQRKNAEANYLAVANSPDKVNALAEEQSARFITEQENNIRVFRADILKKMADLRQLRASKLQEFQEGAPEIREIDAQLKSYEDSIDRAAAKFNADLAEYRKRTSKGMLENLRTKYLQAKSQEDKIRADFEKQYNEAQAQNQSAVNIKLLQQNIDTNKGFLDNLRKQVSGNDVAAQGSDNNISVIEIAIPSETAVSPRRLMTVSLALLLSTVFGMGLALFLEYLDDTIRSVEEIESYLQLPALAAIPTVDSLPKRKLLLVGSGEGEEAPPGSPLLISADPRSALAEAYRHLRTSILLSSAGHAPKMLLITSSLPAEGKTTTATNTAISLAQTGAKVLIIDADMRRPRLHSVFNMENKAGLSNLLANELSDAEVDAAILVDKTTRVHVMPSGPIPPNPAELIGSEQMALLLDMLRTKFTHVVLDSPPIASFTDGVLIASMVDGVILVVNAGVSSRQVVKKSRMLLNEIGAKVFGVVLNNVNLNTKDNYYYYQSYYHKGGYGQSDEA; encoded by the coding sequence ATGCAAGAATCGCGAGACATTACAAAAAATCTACCGGCTGACAATCTTGAGCTTGAGCGGCCCTTCGATTACAGGCCTGCCGTTCCCGGACAGTATCCGTCATATCGCGGCGAATCTGCAGCGGCGGATTTTCGCCTTCTTGATTATTGGAGAGCGATCAGAAAGCGTTTGTGGCTGGTGATAGGCCTTGCCGCGTTGATCACCACTTTGACCGCGATCTACATGGCTCGCAAGCCGAACGTTTATGCCTCGCGCTCCGTTGTTCAGGTCGATCTGGAGCAGGTAAACCCCGAATTGGTGACCTCCGATAGGGCCAGGCCGATCTCGAACCCGGATCCGGCATACTTTAATACTCAGCTTCAGCTATTACGCAGCGACGGCCTTTTGCGCAGGGTCATTAAGGAGAACAACCTCGAAAACAACAAAGATTTCCTATCCGCGAAAGAAGAATCGACCGGCTCTGCCTTGAACTCGATCTTGCGAACGTTGGGTTTAGCAACAAGTGCGGACGGCAAAACATCTTCATCAACCCAACTGCCTTCTTTAGACGGCCTTGCAACCACAGAGGAGATTGAGGAAGCGATAAAACTCGCACCATTTGTAGATTTCATCAAGAGGAATCTGGATGTGGAGCCTGTAAGAGAAACTCGTTCATCCGTGCGGGACACCCGTTTGATCGATATTACGTTCAGGCACACGAGTGCTGAGGTAGCAGCGTTCGTTTCGAATGCTATTGCAGGAACGTTCACAACACTGAATCAAGAGAAGCGTTCGGGCACCAGCCGCAAGACGAATGACTTCCTTCAGGAACGCATTGCAAACCTTCAGGCCGACGTTCAAAGGGACGAGGAAAAGCTCGTTGACCTGACGCAGAACGCGGGCATCCTGAAAACCGAAGGCGAGCAGACCATTGTCATCGACCGATTGTCGGGGCTGAATAAACAGCTGCTGGAGGCAGAAAATCAGCGAAAAAATGCCGAGGCGAATTACCTCGCCGTGGCTAATTCTCCGGACAAGGTAAACGCGCTTGCTGAGGAGCAGTCTGCGCGGTTCATCACGGAACAGGAGAACAATATCCGCGTTTTCAGAGCAGATATCCTGAAGAAGATGGCCGACCTGCGTCAGCTCAGAGCTTCGAAACTGCAGGAGTTTCAGGAAGGCGCCCCCGAGATCCGGGAAATTGACGCCCAGCTCAAGAGTTACGAGGACTCAATAGACCGAGCCGCCGCCAAATTCAATGCAGACCTTGCGGAGTATAGAAAACGCACTTCGAAGGGCATGCTCGAAAACCTGCGGACCAAATATCTTCAGGCAAAGAGCCAAGAAGATAAGATCAGGGCAGATTTTGAGAAGCAATATAACGAGGCGCAGGCTCAGAATCAGAGTGCTGTCAATATCAAGCTGTTGCAGCAGAATATAGACACGAACAAGGGTTTTCTTGACAACCTAAGAAAGCAGGTAAGCGGCAACGACGTTGCGGCCCAAGGCTCAGACAACAACATTAGCGTCATTGAAATTGCCATTCCGTCGGAAACCGCTGTTTCGCCGCGGCGATTAATGACTGTGTCGCTGGCACTTCTGCTTTCAACGGTTTTCGGTATGGGGCTGGCACTTTTCCTCGAATACCTAGACGACACAATTCGTTCTGTGGAAGAGATCGAGAGCTATCTGCAGCTTCCGGCTCTGGCTGCTATACCGACCGTGGACTCGCTACCAAAACGGAAGCTATTGCTTGTCGGAAGCGGGGAAGGCGAGGAAGCACCGCCGGGTTCGCCTCTCCTTATTAGCGCAGACCCTCGTTCCGCGTTGGCAGAAGCTTATCGCCATCTAAGAACTTCGATCCTGTTATCGTCCGCGGGCCACGCGCCAAAAATGCTTCTCATTACCTCGAGCCTGCCGGCTGAAGGTAAGACCACGACAGCAACGAACACAGCGATAAGTCTGGCCCAAACAGGAGCCAAAGTACTGATCATCGATGCTGATATGCGTCGTCCTCGGCTGCACTCTGTATTCAATATGGAGAACAAAGCGGGACTCAGTAACCTGCTGGCGAACGAACTCAGCGACGCAGAAGTTGACGCAGCCATTTTGGTTGATAAAACGACTCGCGTCCATGTGATGCCTTCGGGGCCGATCCCGCCGAATCCTGCCGAACTGATCGGTTCTGAGCAGATGGCCCTACTGTTGGATATGCTGCGGACCAAGTTCACGCACGTTGTTCTCGATTCGCCTCCGATAGCGTCATTCACTGACGGAGTTCTTATCGCGTCTATGGTGGACGGCGTGATCTTGGTCGTAAACGCCGGCGTCAGTTCAAGGCAAGTGGTGAAGAAATCACGTATGCTTCTGAACGAGATCGGGGCAAAGGTATTCGGTGTCGTATTGAATAACGTCAACCTCAACACGAAGGACAATTACTACTACTACCAGAGCTACTATCACAAGGGCGGTTACGGCCAGAGCGACGAAGCCTGA
- the mutS gene encoding DNA mismatch repair protein MutS, with product MPPSESVTPMLRQYLEIKKQYPGTILFFRLGDFYEMFNEDAIVGSRELEITLTARHKDSPNPIPMCGVPYHSASGYIARLVRKGYRVAICEQTEAPAKGKKLVNREVVRVITPGTAIDPQLIESKETVYLASVCEISDSFGLAVLEMSSGNFFAAEFSGTGAWNRVCDQLDGFGPKELLFPADMGPRLSGIILVETPSMFGETQVDPISAEVRNVTGLSLEQRYFDVNEAERLLLKQFAVASLESYSLSGRPAAVAAAGACLRYVQETQKAAAEHIFEISYIEALDSMVLDSLTLRNLEIFSSRGDTSKGSLFATIDETVTGMGARLLKTWLQRPSLKRSEIQARSSAVAELGDSLLRDSLRNNLKKVADIDRLVGRINLGTATPRDVVSLRSSLRNAPQIRDLISDAGSMLLQVLGENVKDHSALVDLLERSINDEPPASVNDMGVIRDGFNAELDELRRIAGSVKSSIAEFEGRERVRTGIPNLKIRYNNVFNYYIEVSKANLEKVPDDYHRRQTLANAERYTTPQLKEWEDKVLNAEDRMLQLEVELFQQVKEAIRRDTRELQTTARVFATIDSLCSLAETAVKRNYVCPEIHDGDAIEIRKGRHPIVESALGDSFVSNDILLNNSTDRLLIITGANMGGKSTVLRQTALIQILAQIGSFVPASFARLPIVDRVWTRVGASDDLASGRSTFMVEMTETASILRNATPRSLVILDEIGRGTSTFDGMAIAWAVAEYLHNSPDHSAKTMFATHYHELTELADMLPGAKNYQMAATERENEVVFLHKLQPGKASKSYGIAVAKLAGLPQKVIQRADEVLEKLEKYELAVFEGESPSGFSKAAAGKAAVQSSLFAMVNEAAIDELRAIDIETLSSEESKKVLASVKSKIM from the coding sequence ATGCCTCCATCAGAATCCGTAACGCCGATGCTTCGGCAGTATCTTGAAATAAAGAAGCAATATCCGGGCACCATTCTTTTCTTTCGTCTCGGCGACTTCTATGAGATGTTCAACGAAGACGCGATAGTTGGCTCTCGCGAATTGGAGATCACGCTTACAGCGAGGCATAAGGACTCCCCAAATCCAATACCAATGTGCGGTGTTCCCTATCATTCAGCATCAGGCTACATCGCTCGCCTTGTCAGGAAAGGCTATCGGGTTGCCATATGTGAACAGACCGAGGCGCCGGCAAAAGGCAAAAAGCTGGTTAATCGCGAGGTTGTCAGGGTAATTACGCCCGGAACCGCTATCGACCCACAGCTTATCGAATCTAAGGAGACGGTTTACCTTGCTTCGGTCTGCGAGATCAGCGATAGTTTCGGACTCGCAGTTTTGGAAATGTCGTCAGGAAATTTTTTTGCCGCTGAATTCTCCGGAACCGGAGCTTGGAATCGCGTTTGCGACCAATTGGACGGCTTTGGCCCGAAGGAACTCCTGTTTCCGGCGGATATGGGGCCGCGGTTGTCCGGGATCATTTTGGTTGAAACGCCCTCCATGTTCGGAGAAACTCAAGTAGATCCCATATCGGCCGAAGTTCGTAATGTAACCGGCTTGTCGTTGGAACAACGATATTTTGACGTGAACGAAGCGGAACGTTTGCTTTTGAAACAGTTTGCTGTCGCTTCACTTGAGTCTTACTCACTTTCGGGGCGTCCGGCCGCAGTGGCGGCCGCCGGGGCATGCCTGCGATATGTTCAGGAGACACAGAAGGCAGCTGCAGAGCACATCTTTGAGATCTCCTATATCGAGGCCCTTGATTCTATGGTCCTCGACTCATTGACCCTCAGAAATCTGGAGATCTTCAGTTCCCGCGGTGACACATCAAAGGGCTCGCTGTTTGCGACCATTGATGAAACTGTAACGGGAATGGGGGCAAGATTGCTGAAAACTTGGCTGCAGCGGCCTTCCCTTAAGCGAAGTGAGATCCAAGCACGATCATCGGCAGTCGCAGAACTTGGTGATTCGCTTCTCCGTGATAGTTTGCGAAACAACCTGAAGAAGGTTGCAGACATAGATCGCCTTGTCGGCAGAATTAATCTTGGAACAGCGACTCCCAGAGATGTCGTCTCGCTCAGATCTTCGTTGAGGAATGCACCCCAGATCCGCGATCTGATCTCGGATGCCGGATCAATGCTGCTCCAAGTGCTCGGTGAGAACGTAAAGGATCATTCGGCCTTGGTTGACCTTCTTGAGCGTTCGATCAACGATGAGCCCCCTGCCTCGGTAAACGATATGGGCGTTATCCGAGACGGATTCAATGCGGAGCTTGATGAATTGCGAAGGATCGCGGGGTCCGTAAAATCATCCATTGCCGAATTCGAAGGCAGGGAGCGTGTCAGGACCGGCATTCCAAATCTTAAGATCCGCTATAACAACGTTTTTAACTACTACATCGAAGTTTCGAAAGCCAACCTCGAAAAGGTGCCGGACGACTATCATCGACGCCAGACGCTTGCCAACGCGGAACGATACACAACACCTCAGCTGAAAGAGTGGGAAGACAAGGTTCTCAATGCAGAGGATCGGATGCTTCAGTTGGAAGTCGAACTTTTCCAGCAAGTTAAAGAAGCGATCCGTCGCGACACGAGAGAGCTGCAGACAACGGCGAGGGTTTTCGCCACCATCGACTCACTGTGCTCACTTGCGGAGACGGCAGTCAAGCGAAACTACGTCTGTCCGGAGATACACGACGGAGATGCTATCGAGATACGCAAGGGTCGTCATCCTATTGTTGAATCCGCGTTGGGCGATAGCTTTGTTTCGAATGACATTTTGCTGAACAACTCGACGGACCGTCTGCTGATCATCACCGGGGCGAATATGGGCGGAAAATCGACTGTTCTCCGTCAAACCGCTCTTATCCAGATCCTCGCGCAGATCGGATCGTTCGTTCCGGCATCTTTTGCAAGGCTGCCTATTGTCGATCGCGTTTGGACACGTGTAGGGGCCTCGGACGACCTTGCGTCGGGCCGCTCAACGTTCATGGTAGAGATGACCGAAACTGCGTCCATACTGCGAAACGCAACGCCCAGAAGCTTGGTGATCTTGGACGAGATCGGCAGAGGGACGTCCACGTTCGACGGTATGGCGATAGCTTGGGCGGTAGCGGAGTATCTGCACAATTCGCCTGATCATTCCGCCAAGACAATGTTTGCGACACATTATCACGAACTGACGGAACTCGCCGATATGCTACCCGGTGCGAAAAATTATCAGATGGCCGCAACCGAGCGTGAGAACGAGGTCGTGTTCCTCCATAAGCTTCAGCCCGGCAAAGCGTCAAAGTCATATGGAATTGCTGTTGCGAAGCTGGCGGGACTGCCCCAAAAGGTCATACAGCGCGCAGATGAGGTGTTAGAGAAGCTGGAGAAGTACGAGTTGGCGGTCTTTGAGGGCGAATCGCCCTCTGGTTTCTCCAAAGCGGCCGCGGGAAAGGCTGCCGTACAAAGTTCACTCTTTGCCATGGTAAATGAAGCTGCGATCGATGAACTAAGGGCTATCGACATTGAGACGTTGAGTTCTGAGGAGTCCAAGAAGGTCTTGGCCAGCGTCAAGTCCAAGATAATGTAA
- a CDS encoding ABC transporter substrate-binding protein, with protein MKRLLILFVIAATAFAAGCRRNNSEFVTVALSDAFSTFDTLTTEKSDAAAERIRNLFFNSLVRKNESFDYVGELAKEIKASDDGKSITFVLREGVKFHDGKVLSSADVKYTFDELFRTKGYKSFSYFDVVNKQSIPHITSIDTPDPLTIVFNIQKPALKNQLLSNLVATPIIAEGTAGQQKQQPSGTGPFKFVSFDASQNIVEMEAFADHWEGAPKVGKLRIKTVPDASALQAELQTGGVDIAPMPSNLPPDTLNALKSLGTLNVEQYDGSNIQYLGFNTTSPPLDNPKIRQAIGYAVDREKIIRELLSGQAKIANSILPEASWAYSPGTVYAYDPTKAKQLLAEAGYNNEPITFKFSSGNAAYSSYAQAIQSMLVASGFNIQIETLDPNTIRENLAKGQFQMNTAVWVGGNQDPLFLKDLFTTAKIPSAEVACCNRARYSNPEVDKLIDDAVNETDRVKAKELYVKAWEIISRDLPLYPLWYPSNMVIANKRIGNAKIGPSGDWTFLKDITVSQ; from the coding sequence GTGAAAAGACTGTTGATCTTGTTTGTTATTGCTGCGACCGCATTTGCTGCTGGATGCAGGAGAAATAACTCGGAATTTGTAACTGTGGCCCTGTCGGACGCGTTTTCGACCTTCGATACTTTAACAACCGAAAAATCTGATGCGGCTGCTGAGAGGATCAGAAATCTCTTTTTCAACTCGCTTGTTCGGAAGAACGAATCATTTGACTATGTCGGCGAATTGGCGAAAGAGATCAAGGCATCGGACGACGGAAAGTCGATAACCTTTGTTCTACGCGAAGGTGTGAAATTCCATGATGGCAAGGTCCTGAGTTCAGCCGACGTCAAATACACGTTTGACGAACTGTTTCGAACCAAGGGTTACAAGTCGTTTTCTTATTTTGATGTTGTAAACAAGCAGTCCATACCGCACATCACTTCCATCGATACTCCTGACCCGCTCACGATCGTTTTTAACATACAAAAGCCGGCCCTAAAGAATCAGCTATTGTCTAATCTCGTCGCGACCCCGATCATCGCTGAGGGTACTGCGGGGCAGCAGAAGCAGCAGCCCTCCGGGACCGGTCCTTTCAAATTCGTATCCTTTGATGCAAGCCAGAACATCGTTGAAATGGAAGCATTTGCAGATCATTGGGAAGGGGCTCCAAAGGTTGGAAAGCTTCGGATAAAGACGGTCCCGGATGCGAGTGCCCTTCAGGCAGAGCTTCAAACGGGCGGCGTCGATATCGCACCTATGCCGTCCAACCTACCGCCTGATACCCTGAACGCACTCAAGAGCCTTGGAACTTTGAACGTGGAGCAATACGACGGTTCGAACATCCAGTACCTTGGATTCAATACAACGTCACCGCCGCTTGATAATCCTAAAATAAGGCAAGCGATAGGTTACGCCGTTGACCGCGAAAAGATCATTCGCGAACTTTTATCGGGTCAGGCAAAGATCGCAAACTCTATTCTGCCCGAGGCGTCATGGGCATATTCACCGGGAACTGTGTACGCTTATGACCCAACTAAAGCGAAGCAGCTCCTCGCAGAGGCCGGTTATAACAACGAGCCGATAACTTTCAAATTCTCGTCCGGCAATGCTGCATATAGCAGCTATGCCCAAGCGATCCAAAGTATGTTGGTCGCGTCCGGCTTTAACATTCAAATAGAAACACTAGACCCGAACACTATCCGGGAAAATTTGGCCAAAGGCCAGTTTCAGATGAATACGGCCGTGTGGGTCGGCGGAAATCAGGATCCGCTTTTTCTTAAAGATCTCTTTACAACTGCAAAGATACCTTCGGCGGAAGTAGCCTGCTGCAATAGAGCTCGTTACAGCAATCCGGAGGTAGATAAGCTCATCGATGACGCCGTGAATGAAACCGACAGGGTAAAGGCAAAAGAACTGTATGTTAAGGCGTGGGAGATCATAAGCCGGGATCTGCCGCTTTATCCGCTGTGGTATCCGTCGAATATGGTCATTGCGAATAAGCGTATCGGCAACGCGAAGATCGGCCCTAGCGGCGACTGGACGTTTTTGAAGGATATTACTGTGTCGCAGTAG
- a CDS encoding peptidase inhibitor family I36 protein, producing the protein MKLIKLSTLLAAVLIAFSAVSDSFAQRQMGGGVGITVFKDRNFKGRSATYRNDVSNLDGTDFNDEISSIRVARGEYWEVCEHADFGGRCAVVSGEEADLRKNDWNDKISSLRRVRGGMPGWGGGGGGTSNDYIVLYTQPNYRGTPTNIPGGVAWLDKTARSVTIGRGTWQLCDGGNFTGRCETVSQSIPDLRSIGMNGRLASVRPVGWSMPDPTPNWSDWYIVLYSQNNYRGTVINYNSEQSNINRRVGSITIGKGVWEVCSGANFTGRCQTLNQSVPSYGIFGFGQNIRSLRPVIPQPR; encoded by the coding sequence ATGAAACTTATAAAATTATCTACTTTGCTCGCAGCTGTCCTAATTGCGTTTTCAGCGGTTAGCGACTCTTTTGCTCAGCGCCAAATGGGTGGCGGTGTTGGGATCACGGTGTTCAAAGATCGTAACTTCAAAGGCCGTTCAGCCACATATAGGAACGACGTTTCTAATCTGGATGGAACAGACTTCAATGACGAGATCTCGAGTATTCGCGTCGCGAGGGGCGAGTACTGGGAGGTCTGCGAACACGCCGACTTTGGCGGACGTTGCGCGGTCGTCAGCGGCGAGGAGGCCGATCTTCGCAAAAACGATTGGAACGACAAGATCTCGTCGTTGCGAAGGGTTCGCGGCGGAATGCCCGGTTGGGGCGGCGGTGGGGGCGGAACGTCAAATGACTATATCGTTCTCTACACTCAGCCAAATTATAGAGGAACGCCGACCAACATTCCGGGCGGTGTTGCGTGGCTGGACAAAACCGCTCGCAGCGTCACCATCGGCCGAGGAACATGGCAGCTTTGCGATGGCGGTAACTTTACCGGTCGCTGCGAGACGGTGTCGCAGAGCATTCCGGACCTCAGGTCGATAGGAATGAACGGCCGCCTCGCTTCGGTGCGTCCGGTCGGTTGGTCAATGCCGGATCCGACACCGAATTGGTCTGACTGGTACATCGTTCTGTATTCGCAGAACAATTACCGCGGTACGGTCATCAATTACAATTCGGAGCAGTCCAACATCAACCGGCGCGTTGGCAGCATTACGATCGGAAAGGGCGTTTGGGAAGTATGTTCCGGCGCTAACTTCACAGGAAGATGTCAGACTCTGAATCAGAGCGTCCCGAGCTATGGGATCTTTGGATTCGGTCAGAATATTCGCTCTTTGCGGCCTGTGATCCCACAGCCAAGATAG
- a CDS encoding glycoside hydrolase family 3 protein, whose protein sequence is METANSNNLNVGKHFLVGLPGAELDPAATDLLDEVRPGGVILFARNIKSCEQTRLLLDEIVGKLGYRPLIAVDQEGGLVDRLRRVLSPLPAAAKMLSADDARRLGRLAGEPLSILGFNLDLAPVVDVMDGSRSDRSNGLYSRIFGDSKEQASEFAEAFITGLAKFGILGCLKHFPGLSAARVDSHEELPVVDIDREELDEIDLFPYRRLLDRDRCAVMIGHAVYPNTNLQAIRPDGRLLPSSLDDGIVNGLLRRDLGFDGLVITDDLEMGAIVNTYGIGDACVKAMNAGNDMLAICAKPQSILAGFRAVQAAADSGDISGDVLTASSARIERFGQNIAEPRQFDESRLNEIAREIEDFARGVE, encoded by the coding sequence GTGGAAACTGCCAACAGTAACAATCTTAACGTCGGAAAGCATTTCCTGGTCGGATTGCCCGGGGCTGAACTGGACCCGGCGGCGACTGATCTGCTAGATGAGGTCCGCCCGGGCGGCGTGATCCTGTTCGCGAGGAATATCAAAAGCTGTGAACAGACCCGCCTGCTGCTTGACGAGATCGTTGGTAAGCTTGGCTATCGTCCGCTGATCGCGGTTGATCAGGAAGGCGGACTCGTGGACAGGCTGAGGAGAGTTCTTTCTCCCTTACCAGCCGCGGCGAAGATGCTCTCGGCCGACGATGCCCGGCGTCTTGGCCGGCTGGCAGGCGAGCCTTTGTCGATACTTGGATTTAACCTCGATCTGGCTCCTGTCGTTGATGTGATGGATGGCTCCCGGTCAGATCGCTCAAATGGACTTTATTCACGCATTTTCGGCGATTCGAAGGAGCAGGCGTCAGAATTTGCAGAAGCTTTCATAACCGGCCTAGCCAAGTTTGGAATTTTGGGCTGTCTGAAACATTTCCCGGGGCTTTCGGCCGCACGTGTAGATTCGCACGAAGAATTGCCGGTGGTCGATATCGACCGGGAAGAACTTGATGAGATAGACCTATTTCCCTATCGGCGGCTCCTCGATCGTGACCGCTGTGCGGTGATGATCGGTCATGCCGTCTACCCGAACACGAACTTGCAGGCAATTCGCCCGGATGGCAGACTTTTACCTTCGTCCCTTGACGACGGCATCGTCAATGGCCTTCTGAGGCGTGACCTTGGATTTGATGGCCTCGTGATCACAGACGACCTTGAGATGGGTGCGATCGTCAATACATACGGTATTGGGGACGCTTGTGTGAAAGCAATGAATGCCGGGAACGATATGCTGGCGATCTGTGCAAAGCCGCAATCAATACTCGCCGGTTTCCGCGCGGTACAAGCCGCTGCTGATAGCGGCGACATATCTGGCGACGTGCTCACAGCCTCTTCGGCCCGGATCGAGCGGTTTGGACAAAATATTGCTGAACCTCGGCAGTTCGACGAAAGTAGGCTGAATGAGATCGCAAGAGAAATTGAAGACTTTGCCAGAGGCGTTGAGTAG
- a CDS encoding SLBB domain-containing protein → MFDFRALLGLLTLPLMAVASFAQMPGSAANTSDRYRIGFQDVLDIQVFRHPELNQRVSVSPAGTITLFRLENPVVAVCKTDRELAVAIAEAYREKYLRDPQVNVVVAEQRSQPVGVIGAVEKPGSFFLSRKVHLLELLAMAGGPNKEAGTRIIVARPGNTFGCQLENDGDDDLAVVDFKIRDIQEGKRTFWLQPGDIVSVLDADIIYVYGNVNKQGSIRVREPITLTQALASSEGLKPTAKKDRVRILRQTQGSLERQEIILDLNQIDKGKINDPFLEPNDIVAVSEDRVKSILQGVANSLRSSIPSAIYRIP, encoded by the coding sequence ATGTTCGATTTTAGAGCTTTATTGGGCCTTTTGACGTTGCCGCTCATGGCGGTCGCCTCTTTCGCTCAAATGCCGGGTTCGGCAGCGAACACCTCAGACCGATATCGGATCGGATTTCAGGATGTTCTCGATATTCAGGTATTCCGGCATCCGGAATTGAACCAGCGTGTTTCCGTGAGCCCTGCAGGAACGATCACGCTGTTCAGGCTTGAAAACCCCGTCGTCGCCGTGTGCAAGACGGATCGTGAATTGGCCGTCGCGATCGCTGAAGCTTATCGGGAAAAATATCTTCGCGACCCTCAGGTGAATGTCGTGGTCGCCGAACAGCGGTCGCAACCTGTCGGCGTGATCGGTGCTGTTGAAAAGCCGGGAAGCTTTTTTCTTAGCCGCAAGGTACATCTGCTTGAATTGCTCGCAATGGCCGGCGGCCCAAATAAAGAGGCCGGCACGCGGATTATCGTTGCGAGACCCGGAAACACATTCGGATGTCAGCTGGAAAATGACGGTGATGACGATCTGGCGGTCGTTGATTTCAAAATAAGGGATATTCAGGAAGGGAAGCGTACATTTTGGCTTCAGCCCGGCGACATTGTCTCCGTTCTCGACGCGGACATCATCTATGTTTACGGAAACGTAAATAAACAAGGATCGATCCGTGTTCGCGAGCCTATTACATTGACGCAGGCCCTTGCCTCGTCCGAAGGTTTAAAACCAACGGCGAAAAAAGACCGCGTCCGTATTCTTCGGCAAACTCAGGGCTCACTTGAGCGGCAAGAGATCATTCTGGACCTCAACCAGATAGACAAAGGCAAGATCAATGATCCGTTCCTTGAACCGAACGACATAGTTGCCGTTAGTGAGGACAGGGTCAAATCCATACTTCAGGGAGTCGCAAACTCGCTAAGGTCGTCGATCCCGAGCGCGATCTATCGAATACCGTAA
- a CDS encoding 2-oxoacid:ferredoxin oxidoreductase subunit beta — MTYVRSTFRHPALPKNDLGYTVDYYEGSLSTLCAGCGHDSINAAIVEACWQMNIEPHKVAKLSGIGCSSKSPAYFLSNSHGFNSVHGRMPSVATGANLANRDLIYFGVSGDGDTASIGMGQFVHVIRRNLNMVYLVMNNGCYGLTKGQDSATADAGSKSKAGSVNLFEAIDLASLAMELGATFVGQSFSGDKEQLIPLMKAAMRHNGFAFLNVISPCVTFNNNPGSTKSYDYVREHIEVTGTMDFVPMMREITTNYEAGDISDITLHDGSEIRLHKLQKDWDPLDRFSAINAMQRAKDKGEILTGLLYINEDAPDLQNLLNTTEKPLNSLGREVLCPGSAALEKLNSFLR, encoded by the coding sequence ATGACCTACGTTAGATCAACATTTCGACATCCGGCATTGCCGAAAAACGACCTTGGGTACACGGTCGATTATTACGAGGGCTCGCTGTCCACTCTTTGTGCAGGTTGCGGACATGATTCGATCAATGCCGCGATCGTTGAGGCGTGCTGGCAGATGAACATCGAACCGCACAAGGTGGCAAAACTTTCAGGCATCGGCTGTTCGTCGAAATCGCCGGCTTACTTTTTGTCGAATTCGCACGGATTTAATTCGGTTCATGGAAGAATGCCTTCGGTGGCGACGGGTGCGAATCTCGCGAACCGCGACCTAATATATTTTGGCGTTTCGGGCGACGGTGACACTGCCTCGATCGGGATGGGGCAGTTTGTGCACGTCATTCGGCGAAACCTGAACATGGTTTACCTCGTGATGAACAATGGCTGCTACGGCCTAACAAAAGGCCAGGATTCCGCGACCGCCGACGCTGGCTCAAAGAGTAAAGCGGGCAGCGTTAATTTGTTTGAGGCGATCGACCTGGCGAGCCTCGCAATGGAACTTGGAGCGACCTTCGTCGGTCAAAGTTTTTCGGGTGATAAAGAACAACTCATCCCGTTGATGAAAGCGGCGATGAGACACAACGGCTTTGCATTCCTTAATGTCATCTCGCCTTGTGTGACATTCAACAATAATCCCGGTTCGACGAAATCCTACGATTACGTTCGCGAACACATCGAGGTCACCGGAACAATGGACTTTGTCCCCATGATGCGTGAGATAACGACCAATTATGAGGCCGGCGACATCTCGGATATCACGCTGCACGACGGATCCGAAATTCGCCTCCATAAACTGCAGAAAGATTGGGACCCGCTCGACCGCTTTTCTGCGATCAATGCCATGCAGCGTGCAAAAGACAAAGGCGAGATACTAACCGGTCTGCTCTACATCAACGAAGATGCACCCGATCTGCAGAACCTGTTGAACACGACAGAAAAGCCGCTCAATTCGCTCGGCAGGGAAGTCCTCTGTCCGGGTTCTGCGGCTCTCGAAAAGCTTAACAGTTTTTTACGATAG